GCCATCTTGAGTCGATTCGCCATCTTGGCCTCCTTCCGCGGCAATTGCCGCTAAGAAGGCCATTAGGCCAAATCGTCCGTGCTCAAGCTGGCTGGTTTTAATGCGCCGATGGGTGGCTGGTTTTAAGCGCCGACTGACAGCTCTGTGGCACTTCCGCTTACAACTAGCTTCCAAGTTGGATGGACGAAAGGTAAAATCCAACAACATCCGGTGGGTAGTTCCACCGTGGTAATCTGAGAATGCGTTAAATTCCGGAGGGTAAGCGAATGGCTAGCGGCCACACTGGAAATGTGGTGCCGGGAAACCGGTTGCGGGTTCGAGTCCCGTGCCCTCCGCTGATCGAATCTCTATTGTTTCTCGCGGGAATGCTGGCACGAAGACGGCACCTATTTGGCGGCGTTTTTTACGGGCTCGTCCGACTTATGAGGGCGGAGTTTGACGCCGTTAATGTACAAATTACTGTCATATTTGCCGTCCGGATCGTAGGTGTCGTTGGTAAAGGCGACGGAGATTACATGGTCGCCGGCGGTCAATGGGACGACGACCTGATAATCTTTGGTGTCGTCTGATGTCAGCGGCACTTCCTTGCCAAAGCTCTTTCCGTCAAAACCCAATTGGAATTTTGGAGGGATATTCTCCACTTTGGGACCCGACGTGCTGTGGGTGGGAACGCCCGTTGCCGTGTCTCCGGACGCGGAGACGATCACATCCCAATCGCCTTCGCTGGGCAGTTTGAATTTGGCTTCCGCCGAGCCATTGGTATAGAAACACAGTTTCTCGTCGTCTTCGTTATACACAAACACATCGTCGGGATTGGCGACCGTTGCAGGCGGTTTGAATTTGAAGTCTTTGAGTTGAATTTTGATGACGTCGCTTTTATCCTGATCAGCAGCCAGCGTCAACGCGACCACCGAAAACAAACTAATCGAAATCAACACGGACCAAAATGGAATGCTTTTCATCGAACCGACTCCTGGATTGGTGAACAGTCAATCAATAATCGGCAGCTATAGGCAAGGTAATTATTTCGCATCTGAACATTGCCGATTCAAATCATATTGTGAGGATGCCGGCAATCGGGGGTGAATTACATTCTTGGATGCCGTTCTAGGGCAGATCGACCTGATTGCCATCATTGCGAGCAGAAAGCTTCCAATGCACTTGAGGATCAACATTGTAGGAGATCCCGTGCACGGAACCATCGCACATCACGAAAAAGCATCCGTTGGGATGCGGGCTGCCGAAGTTGACAATGAAGGGGCTAGTGGTCACAAAGACAGTGTATGGATCGGTTTCCGAGTCTCTCAATGGTCGCCAATCGACGGCGCCATAGATAATTTTGTTCGAAGGCAAAGAGAATTGATTACTGCCAGCCCAACGAATGGTGTCCCAGTCGTAACCTTGAAACATACTTTGATCGTCGGCCGGGCAATTGCCCCCCGTGCCGGGGTAGCACTCCGGCTTGAGTGCTTTTTCACCAATTAGGTAGGTTTTTGAAAGGCCATCGGAAATTTGCCGTATCGTCACGGAACTGCCGGCATAAATGAGTCCGTTAGCTTTACTCCAGTTTGACATATTTTGAAAATAACCTAACACGTTGTAGCCATTGGTGTCGGAACCCTGAGGCGGCCCTTCGGTTTGATTTCCGCAGCAATTACCTGTGGTGTCAGTTCCTCCGTTGCCGGCATAATCGGAACGAGAACCCAAAAACGGGGCGCCGGCCGCAGGCGTAGCATTCCAAATAGTGCCGTTGGCCACAGGTGCGACGGTCGGTCCGCGTCGTGTCGGACAATTGAACGACGACACGATTTGAGCTTGCATCACGGCCAGGGCATTGTATTTGGCGGTGCCTGATAGTCCCCGGCCATAATCGCGCAGTCCTCTTTCTTCTAAAAATGGCAGGAGGGAATAGGCCCAACCCCCCGGTTGCTGTAGGCCATATCCGCGATCTGGGTCGCCAACCCAGCTCCAACCCCAGCCGCCGGTGGGAAAGAATTTTTGCGCGTCCAAATGTGTTTGCGCGGCCAACCCCAACTGCTTCAGATTGTTTTCGCATTGCGAACGCCGCGCTGCTTCTCGCGCAGCCTGCACAGCCGGCAACAAAAGGGCAATGAGAATGCCGATAATGGCGATGACGACCAGTAATTCGACCAGCGTAAATGCAGGGTGATGCGTGCAGGCTGCGGCCCGATGGCGGCGCTTGCAGCAAGTCCGTCGAAGCGACATTGATTTCCGTATCCAGGACATCAAGAACATGCATTTCTCCCCACCGACAGAATCATCCAGGCGAAAGCCCCCACTTTCGCCCGCCAGCTTGGCCCATCTCAGTGCTGCGAATCCTTAAGTCTTGCCAAAGACTGACAGCCCCGGCTTGGCCCCGAATTTCCGTTGCTGGTTTTTAGTCCAGCGGCGTGGCGGCAATTCCATACATCGCCCGCGCACCTTTCATAGTTCCCATCGCTCCCAAAGTGATTGTTTCCGGAGTTTCACAACGCCGGCGCCAGACGGAGAAAATGCGATCGATACTTTCTCCCCCGCCGACACCCAGAGAATGCTTGGTATCTCCTTTCCACCACGGCCCTTCATCCAGGCCGATGTCGATTCCCGTGTTTTCAAATTGATCGGTGAGCCAATCGGGAGGCTTAACGCGACGATCAAACAACACATATACGATGGCTGGCCTGGCTAACTGAACCGTGATCACCAGATTATTGATATACCGATAATCGTTGCAGGTGCGGACATAATCGGCATGCAACAAAAAGTCGGGCAATCCATCCGACGTCAAGCCGTTCCACTCGTGCGGACACTCAACGTATGCCTTACAATCGTCTTCCAAGCCGTGGGGCGTAATTTGATAATACGTGGGCGAGTCCGCGGAGGGAATGTTGTCGTGAATCGACTTGAACGTGGTATCGCTCCAAGAAGGCGGCGATTGAGTCGACCAATTGTCGCCGTGCGGGTCGCTGCGGACTTCCGTGATCCGATCCATCGAACCTTGGTTGTCCACCGTCACACCTTCACCCTGGCTCAAGCGTTTTTGCGAAACCGCTGAAGGCACCGTGGGTAGCAGATCGACTTGTCCTTCAAAAACCACCACGTCAGTCGATCCGCCGGGACGAGCGACCACGCCAAATTTTGTACCTAAGTCGATGACGTTGACATTGGACGTCTCGATGCTGAAGCCGTGAGCCCACTCCGGCACATGCGCGGTGGCTTGCCCCTGATCGAGTTTTACCAGCATATCGGAAACGATTCGCATCGAGGCAGGGCCACTAACCCACATGGTCGCGCCGGAGCGAAAACGCAGCGTCAAACGCCCAGATTTCATTTCCAGCTTACCGGGCACAACATGCACTGGATCCAGCAACGCCGAACAGCTTTCCGACAAGATCACTAGATTGCTATCGACCACTTCAGCGACCGCTAGTTGGCTAAGGTTCGCCTGACGGATTTTATACCACCCGAGGCCGGCGGACATCATCAAAAAAACTGCGGCTGCCGCCCACATCCAGCGCTTTGCCACCATCCGCAAGATTCGGTTCGGAAGCGATTCCGTCGGCATGTTCAAGGGAAAGATGGCCGTCGGTACCCGCGGAATTGCCGCGCCAGATTGATCGCATTGCCATTGCAACAGGCTATGCGTGCGAATTTGCTCCACCAATGATTCGACCAGTACCGGGTTACGGTCAACCAGCTGGATGAATTCCTGCTGCTGCTGGTCATTGTAGGACTTATCGAGAATACAATCGAGCAGTTCAAACAGTTTTGATTGCGCGGCGTCCATTATGGCACCTCCGCAATTAAAGTGGTTTGAATGCAGCGACCTAGCGAATGTCGAATCCGATACAAACGGGCAGAGATCTGATTGGTTGTTTGACCTAAACGAGCGGCGATTGTCTTGACCGACATTTTTTCCACGTAGCGCTCACGAATCAGCCGTCCCTGCTCAGAATCTAGCTTTTCCAAACAGCTTCGCAATGCCACCAGGCGGGTGTCGGCCGGGGTGGAATCGCGAACATAGGTGTCGCTAATGATTTGCACCATTTCGTCGCTTAACACCATCCGCGAGCGGCGTCTACTTTTACGAAACGCCAAAACCCGTTGAAAGGCAAAACCGTACGCCCAAGGGAGAAACGGCTGCGCGTTATCAAAGTCCTTCAGGCGCGCCCACAGGTCAAGGTTTGTATCTTGCAGCACGTCAATTGCTGACGAATCACCCATCAGCAACGTGTTAATGTATATAAACATATCGCGCTGATGAGCCGTCAGCAATTCGATGAATCGCGTGGCCGGATCCTGAGCCGCCGCCTGATCTGCGATATGACTTATATCCTGCCCTGGGTTGATCCCAGGTTTTGGCATCTCATTCTCTGCCATTCAACCATTCCTCGACCCACACTATTTATAAAGGAAAACCGCTCCCGGCTAACCCCGGGGCCAGCCGAGAGCGGTTGGGGGGGCAAAATCAATCGGTTGCAACCAAATGTTTAAACTAGCTAAATTTCCAATGCGCTAGAAACCAATGCTCTAGAAACCATTGCCACGCACTCTAGCGCCCAAACAAACTATCCTGAGCTACTTAACTCACAAGGCAGAAAAAAGAGTGCGACGTACGGATCGGATGGTTCTTAAACACGGCAAAAAACATCCAAATGACCCTGGCATACAAACGTTTGACCTAAAATAATCTCAGCCGATAGAACGCAAATCTTACGAAAAAAATAAAAAATCTTCTAAATTTGATAACCCAAAAACGCTTTTCCACAAATCGCGTCAAGCATACGTTAGCGGGGAAAGCAACTGATTTGCCATCGCAAGCGGTTAAGCTAGCAAGAAATCATCCAGGGGAATTCGTTGTGTATTGATGCGACCGAGTGTTTTTTGGCTTTGGCTGAATTGAATTTGATGAGCCAAAACGGCAACGCTGGATCACTTTTGAATCCCCTGTACCCAACGAGAATCCGAAAAAATGGAAAAATATTGCTAAAATATAAAATATCTTCGTCAGATTTTGGTTGGATCGGCTGAGAATAGTTACGAGGCAACAAAGTATGCTTGGTGTCCGGATTGCGTAAATGTTCGGGGTTGCATGGCTTGCTTGGCAAGCTGCCCGCTTGGTCGGGCATTTCAGTGAGGCATTCATCATTGACGATATCCGCAGGAAGAACTGTGGGTAAAGCACCTATACTGGGGGAGATGATATGAAACATCGCAGATTTGGTTTTGCGATCGTGTGTGGGGTTGCTGCCATGGTTTTTGGTGTGCGAGGCGCCCAGGCCGATGTATTGGAATCGTGGGAAAACACGTCGGATCCAACTTTTGATGGCTGGTCCATTCCGCCGTCATACAGCACGACTAACTACGCCAATTTCTCCGCTTCTTATAACACTACCTACGGCGTCACTAACGGTCTTGCGTCGGTCGCCGTTGCCAGTACCCCGGCAAACGATGCTAGTATGTCTCCCTCCGGTCCAAATTACGGTCAGATGATTGCCAACGAAGGAAGCCAGGCTTGGACGACTATGTTGTCCCACGCCGCGGGGCTGTCGTTCGACGTGTATTTACCGCCAGGTTCGTTCGGCTATTACACGCAATTTGACTTGGACTTAAATAACGCTGACGCAGGATACACCAGTATCGATTCATATCATTATCTTGCCGCCAATAATGGTGCCGAAACCACGATGAAATTCTACTTCCAGTACCCGGCGGTATATGAGTCACTCTGGGGTACCACTGACTACAACAACATCAATGCGTCCAACGCGGCGTATCAAGCATTGCTGGCTACTTCCACGCACCAAACTGGGATTTTCATCCAGATGGGTGGTGGTTATTCCGCCGGCCCTCCTGTTAATGAAACCGCATATTTCGACAATGTGCAAATTTTTTATGAACTGGGCGATTTTAATTTTGATCATCACGTCGATGCCGGTGACATTATTGCCATGGAGCAAGCCCTGGCGAACCCCGCCGCCTACGAAGCCACCAATGACTTGACCAACAACGATCTGCTGGAAATTGGCGACCTCAACGGCGATGGCAAAGTGAACAATGCCGATTTGCAATATTTGATCAGCTATTTAAACTTTGGCGAGGGGAGCCTTTCCAGGGCGGTCCCCGAGCCGGCGTCGCTAATGTTGCTCGGCCTGGCCGCACCGGCTTTGGCCGCTGTCGCACATCGGCGCCGAAAGAAGCTGATGAGTCAAAGCTAATTATTTCGGCTTCCGTTTTAGTAAGCCCAGCCCAAAAAAACTGGAGAAATTTACAACAAAAACTCATTGCAGATAGGCAGGCACACTGAGGGGCGAAGCTTACGGACCGGAGAAGAGGTACGCGAGCGATCGCAACCCAGTGAATGGATTCCCTGGTTGGCTACAACATGATGGCGCGCAACTGTGTATTTCCCCGTCGGGGGGAGAGGGAATTCGTTCTATGAACATTAGAAGTTATCTATTGGCAATTGTGGCAATGGTGGCATCGCTGGTGGCGAGTCAGTTGAAGGCCCAATTGGTTGAGTCTTGGGAAAACACCTTGGATGGTTGGTCGGTGCCGCCGTCGTACAACCTGCAAAATGGCTCTGGTCAGTTTGGACCCATAACAACCGGTTTTGACACGTCCAACGGTGTCACTAACGGCACCTACAGTTTGGCCATTACGGGAACCGGCACAGGTGGCTCAAATTATGGCCAAGTATTGGCCTCGCCAAGCACGAACGCAATGACTGCACTGTTGGCCAATGCGCAATCGCTAAGTCTGGATGTGTACACACCTGGCGGATCTTTTGGCTATTATTTGCAGTTTGACTTCGACATCAACAACGCCGACACCGGGTTTCAATCGCTTGATGCGTACAGCTATCCAGGAACAAGTATTGGATCGGAGACAACGTTCACTGTCCCCATTTCCGCAAGCCTTCGATCCACGTTGTCAACTTCGACCAATCCAACCGAGATCGATATACAAATAGGTGGCGGCAACACTACAGGAAACAATACGATGTACTTGGATAATCTGCGCCTTACGCCTGTTCCGACGCCCGAACCGGCATCGCTGGCATTGCTGGGTCTGGGCGGCTTAGGTTTGCTGGGCATGGCGATGCGTCGGGGCCGCCGGTAATCAATCGTTGTGGTTTTTTGAATTCCCTCAAGCGGGCGCACCTGGTACCAGGCGCGCCCGTTTTTGTTGACTTTAAACGCAACGGTCGGATTTAGGAGGAGGAGAGAAGAATGCAGCGGATTACGTGCGTGCGCTGGCCGGTAAAGGGCTGCTATGATCGCGAGGCCGCCCCCGCTGACTCAGTCAATAGCTTTGCATGGCGTTCGACGATTGCAATCCTTTTGAGCCTGGCAGCTACGTCCCAGGCCCAGGTGCTGTTAACGGTCAACGGCTCCCAATCCCAGGCAATTTCTCCGTATATTTACGGGACGAATGATCCTACCGTCGTTCCTGACGCCACGTTTGTGCGCTTGGGAGGCAACCGCTGGACGGCGTACAACTGGACGAACAACGCATCCAACGCCGGTTCGGATTATCTTTTTGAAAGCGACGGCTTACTGAGCAGCAGCAACACGCCCGGTGCAGCCGTCCTGCCGACTTTGCAGGCAGACAAGGCTACTGGCGCGGCCACGCTGCTGACGATTCCCACGAATGGTTACGTGGCGGCGGACAAAAATCACGGCGGCGACATCCGCTATAACGGCAACTATTGGAACGGATCGACGTGGGTTTCCGGAACGTATAACCCCAATTATTTGGCGGAGCATTTTTATCAGGAATTCCCCAACGCCGCAGCGAATACCGGTAATGTGCCCAACGCGGTATACCAGGATCAGTTCGTGAATTGGGTGAATACAAACGCTCCCGGTCAGCAGGTGGTTTACGACCTGGATAATGAACCTTCCGCATGGTCTTCAACTCACCTGGAAGTGCATCCGGCCAACGCAACCTATCAAGAGCTGGACAACGACGCCATCAATTACGGCGGCGCGATCAAAGCCGTGGCGCCAAATGCCCTGGTGTTCGGCGCGGTCAATTACGGCTGGCAAGGGATGGTCGCCCTCGGAAATCAACCCGCTGATTCGACCATCAACGACACCATTTTGAATTTTCAAGCCTCGTATTTAAAGTCCTTGAACGCGGCTAGCCAAGCGGCCGGCAAACGGCTGCTTGATGTTCTGGATTTTCATTGGTATCCCGAGGCGCAAGGCACCAACGGGGTGCGGATCACCAGCGGTACCGACGACACGGCTCCCACGGTCGCCGCCCGACTGCAGGCTGCGCGATCCTTGTGGGACCCCAGCTATGTGGAAAACAGTTGGATCACCCAGTATTCCACTCCTTACGAACCGTCCGGCTCACCAGCGCAGTTTAAGACTGCGGCTATTCAATTGTTGCCGCGGGAACAGGCGATTATCAACGAATACAATCCGGGCACGAGGCTTTCCATCAGCGAGTACGAATATGGTGGCGGAAGCGACATTTCCGGCGGCGTGGCGGAGGCCGACGTGTTGGGTGTGTACGGGGAAAAAGGCGTATTCTCTGCAGCGTGGTGGGGGGACGGCGCGCCTAACGACCATTACATTACGTCGGCGTTCAACATGTATTTGAATTACGACGGCCACGGGCACAAATTCGGCAACACCTCCATCGGCGCAAGCGCCAGCGATGTATCCAAGGCGTCAGTATATGCCAGCGAGGATGCCGGCAACCCAAATCGCATGGTGATTGTGCTCGTCAATAAAAGTACGACCGGTTCGCAAGTGGCTGCGCTGAATTTTTCCAACGTAGCGCAGTTTTCGCTAGCCGACGCCTACCAGTTAACCTCGGCGTCGTCGAATATTGCCCACGTCAATTTGCTCAATAGCTCGCCGCTGGCGTGGACCGGGGCTAGCTCGCTGAACTACACGATGCCGGTCGAGTCTGTCACAACGCTCGTGCTGGTCAAGCCGCAATTGGGCGATGTGAATCTTGACGGCCAGGTGAACGGCGCCGATTTGCAAGCGATGCTTGGTATTTTGAAAAATGAAGGTAGTTATGAATCGGCCCACAATCTGACGGATGCAAACCTGGTGACGCTTGGCGACATTAGCCACGACGGCAAGTTCAATGCCGCTGACATCGCCGCAATGGAAACTTACTTGGCCAACGGAGCGGCCGGGAATGGCGACTTCGCCGCCGTGCCCGAACCGAATGCCTTTTGTCTGTTGCTGGGGCTGAATGGTGGGTGGTTGATATTTCGCTGCGACAAAATCAGGCATGACACGCCGCGTGTAGATCAAGCTCGGATGATGACAACCCATTTAACGAATTTCTCATTTGATGAAAGCGTAAAAGAGCGATGAGTAGTGAACGTCGTCGAACCACTTGCCAAGTTTTCTGGAAAAAGTTATTTGAGGCAATTCGCAGATTGCCGGCCATGTCGTGGTTGGCCCGCTGGTATAGTTTGAAACCAGGCTCGATGAGGTTCTTCGTCGCCGCTGGGTGCGCGGTCTTGATTGTGACGCGCATATCGGCAGCGGAGTCGCCGCGCGAGCATCTTTTGCTCGATGCCAACTGGAAATTTCATCTGGGCGACGACTGGCCGGGCGCACTGCATTTGGACAAGGCCGGTGTTGCAGGCGGTCCAGCCTCGGACAAATTATTCAGCGACGTGACGTGGCGGACAGTGAATTTGCCGCACGATTGGGCGGTGGAATTGCCGTTCGACCGTGCCGCCGACGCAAGCCACGGCTTCAAGCCAGTCGGTCCCGGTTATGATAAAACCAGCATCGGCTGGTATCGACGCACATTTGATTTGCCGGCGTCGGATTCCGGCAAGCGAATCTGGCTGACGTTCGACGGCGTGTTTCGTGACGCGACAGTTTGGGTTAACGGCTGGCTCGTGAAACGACACGAGGGGGGTTACTATCCTTTTCGTGAGGACATTACCGATGTTGTGCATTTTGGAGGTAGGAATCTAGTCGCTGTAAGAGTAGATGCTACAAAATTCGAGGGCTGGTTCTACGAAGGTGCAGGTATCTATCGTCACGTGTGGTTGGACAAGACTGCTCCCGTGGCGATCGGTCCCGATGGGGTGTTTGTCTATTCCAAATTTGAAAAAAACGTTCCGTCGGAACAGGCGGAAATAAGTGTGGAAGCAAGCTTGCTCAACTCACTACCGAATCCAGCCACGGCTGTCGTGAGCTGTGAGGTTGTGTCTCCGGAAGGCGAGACAGTGGCCCGCTTTAAAAACTCCGCAGAATTAGCGCGCGAATCGCAGAGTATGGTGACCTTCAGTTCGAAGCTTTCTTCGCCGGTTCTTTGGTCGCCGGAATCGCCCAAGCTATACAAGCTGCTTACCACCGTTTCAGTGGCCGACAAAACCGTTGACCAAACGGAAATCATGTTCGGCATTCGAACGGTCGGTTTCGATACCAAAAACGGCTTTTTACTGAATGGCAAACCCTACGAACTGTACGGTACATGCAACCACCAGGACCACGCAGGCGTGGGTTCAGCCCTCCCCGATGCATTGCAGGAATTTCGCGTTAAGAAATTGAAAGAATTCGGGTGCAACGCGATTCGCACCGCACATAATCCACCGACGCCGGAATTGCTCGATGCCTGCGATCGGCTCGGTATGTTGGTCATGGACGAGAGCCGGCTGCTCGGCAGCGATTCGGAGAATCTCCGCAAGTGGAATGACCAAATCCGCCGTGACCGAAATCACCCGTGCGTCGCCATTTGGAGCATTGCCAACGAGGAATTTGCCGTGCAGGACTCGCCGCAAGGCACGGCGGTCGCAAATACGATGCAAAACCTTGCCAAGCATCTCGATCCAACGCGACCCGTCACTTACGCAGCGCCGGAAGGCGACAATTTTTGGGGCATTAACAGTGTGATCGAAGTGCGCGGCTGGAATTATCATCCGGGCCCGGACATGGACAAGTATCACGCCGAACATCCAATCCAGCCTAACGTCGGCACGGAACAGGCGAGCACGACCTGCACGCGAGGAATCTATGAAATGAATACCGCGCGCGGCTACGTCCCCGCTTATGATCACACACCTAGTCAATGGGCACAAAGCGCGGAATCTTGGTGGAGTTGGTTTGCGGACCGTCCTTGGCTGTCGGGCGGCTTTGTATGGACGGGTTTTGATTATCGTGGCGAACCTACGCCATACGGTTGGCCATGCATTAACTCACACTTTGGCATTCTCGACACATGCGGTTTTCCAAAGGATGATTTTTATTACTACCAATCCTGGTGGACGACCAAACCCGTGCTGCATCTGTTGCCGCATTGGAACTGGCCCGGCAAAGAAGGCCAGGTAATCCGCGTGGATGCTTACAGTAACTGCAAGCAGGTCGAGCTTTTCCTAAATGGGACATCACTCGGCAGGCAGGACATGAAGCCTAATTCCAAGCTGACATGGAACGTGAATTATGCTCCAGGAACGTTGAGCGCCAAGGGCTTCGATTCAAACGGCAACGTTGTCGCCGATGCGGAGGAGGAAACCGTCGGAGAACCCGTACGGATTCAGCTCACCCCCGACAGAGAAAGCATCAATGCCGATGGCGAGGACGCGGCGGTGTTCGCAGTGGCCGTGCTCGATCGGCAAGGGCGCTTCGTACCGACGGCGCAGAACAAAATTGACTTTGCCCTCGAAGGGCCGGGTAAGATTGTCGGCGTGGGCAACGGGGATCCTAGCAGCCACGAGCCGGATGTGTTCATTCAAGATGTGCCCGTGAATACCATTCCGGTGAACGACTGGCGCTGGACGCTGTTGAAAATCTCCGAAGACGACACGGTGTCGCCGGAATGTGCGAAGGATTTTAATGACTCAGATTGGAAAATCCTCAAACCAAAAGCTAGCGGTAACGAATCGACAATTAAAACGGAAAACACCACGGCGATTTACCGTGCACATTTTCTGTTAAGCGATCAAGATTTGAGCAATCCCGAATTACAAATTCACTTTACTGGCTGCGACGATGACGGCTGGTATTTCGTGAATGGCCAATTCGTTGGCGAATCGCACGACTGGTCGGCACAGCCAACGTTCGACATCAAGAAATTCCTGCACGCCGGCGACAATGTCGTCGCCGTTAAAGTAAAAAATAGCTTCGGCGAGGGTGGCTTAAACCCAAATGTGACCGTGGAGATGATCGGGAAGGCGAGCGTTCCACCTTGGTCGCGCAGCTTATTTAACGGTTGGGCAGAAATCATTGTGCAATCCACGCGAGAAGCGGGCGAATTCAAATTGACCGCCACCTCTGAAGGTCTTGCACCGGCTTCGGCATTCGTACACATGCGGTCGTGTCCACCGCGTCCATACGTGCCCTGAGTCGCTCATCCAAACCCAGGAAATCCAAACCTATGCTGCTGAATCGAATCAAACGGCTCATATTGGCTCTGTTCTGCGCACTTGTACCGGCAATAGGAACAGCTCAAACCAGCTCTTTCCAGTTCCAACTGCCGATCGCCAAAGGGCCGTTTGTCGGCACGATGGACTCGCTGAAGAATTACAGCTGCCCGGAGTGGTTTCGCGATGCCAAATTTGGCATCTGGGCGCATTGGGGACCGCAGTCGGTACCGATGGAGGGCGATTGGTATGCCCGCAAAATGTATCAGCAGGGGGATCCCGACTATGAAGATCATCTCAAGCGTTGGGGCCATCCTTCCACGAACGGTTGGAAGGACATCATCCCGCTTTGGAAAGCCGAGAATTGGGATCCCGACAAGCTGATGGCACTCTACAAAAAAGCGGGTGCGAAATACTTCGTCAGCATGGCTTCCCACCACGACAATTTTTTCTTATGGGATTCCAAACTGCACTCCTGGAATTCCGTGCAGATGGGGCCGCACCGCGATGTGGTCGGGGATTGGCAGAAGGCCGCGAAGAAGTACGGCTTGCCCTTTGGCGTGTCTGAACATTTGGGCGCCAGCTTCACTTGGTTCCAAACCAGCCACGACGCCGACAAGACCGGACCCTTAGCTGGAGTTCCCTACGACGGGGCAAATTCGAAAAATTGGGATCTCTATCACTCTCCCGCCGAACCGGGCGATAACTACTGGGGCTACTCGAAAAATCAGCGGTGGCAGCAAGAGTGGTTCAACGAAATCGAAGAGTTGGTGGACAATTACAAGCCCGATCTGCTTTACACCGACGGCGGTGTGGCTTTTGGCAACGAAGTCGGTCTAAGCCAGATTGCCAATTTTTACAATATCAATGCTGCCTGCCACGGGGGCATCTGCGAAGCCGTCTATACGTGCAAACAGCCTTCTGATGGACGCTGGGTGCATGACTACGAACGTGGCGTGAACTCTGGAATCGATCCCTATCCGTGGCAAACGGATACGTCCATCGGCGATTGGTTCTACAACAAGCATTGGAAATACCGCCCTGTCAAATGGGTGGTCGACATGCTCGTCGACATCGTCAGCAAGAACGGGAATCTGTTGCTCAACGTGGTACAGCGGCCGGACGGCTCGCTCGATCCTGAAGTGGAGACCATGCTGCAGCAACTCGGCGAGTGGACTGCTGCAAATGGTGAAGCCATTTATGGTACTCGACCATGGTTGCGATATGGAGAAGGGAGGGCGCTAACCGGCGGCGGCTCCTTCAAGGAAGATTTTCATTACAGTGATAAGGACATTCGCTTTACGACCAAAGGCAATACACTTTACGCAATTGCGCTGGGCTGGCCAGAAGAAGGAAAACTTGTCATCAGGTCGCTCGCCAGAACTGACGAGGCGGCACAAAACTCAATTGAGAAGGTTGAATTGCTCGGCGGTGATGGCGAGTTGAAATTCAGCCAGACGGCAAATGGCCTAGCTGTGGAATTACCCGGTCCGAAATTGAGTGAACTTACCTGTGCGTTGCGAATCACCGGCAGCAATTTGAAACCTGCGCC
The genomic region above belongs to Pirellulales bacterium and contains:
- a CDS encoding alpha-L-fucosidase, whose amino-acid sequence is MLLNRIKRLILALFCALVPAIGTAQTSSFQFQLPIAKGPFVGTMDSLKNYSCPEWFRDAKFGIWAHWGPQSVPMEGDWYARKMYQQGDPDYEDHLKRWGHPSTNGWKDIIPLWKAENWDPDKLMALYKKAGAKYFVSMASHHDNFFLWDSKLHSWNSVQMGPHRDVVGDWQKAAKKYGLPFGVSEHLGASFTWFQTSHDADKTGPLAGVPYDGANSKNWDLYHSPAEPGDNYWGYSKNQRWQQEWFNEIEELVDNYKPDLLYTDGGVAFGNEVGLSQIANFYNINAACHGGICEAVYTCKQPSDGRWVHDYERGVNSGIDPYPWQTDTSIGDWFYNKHWKYRPVKWVVDMLVDIVSKNGNLLLNVVQRPDGSLDPEVETMLQQLGEWTAANGEAIYGTRPWLRYGEGRALTGGGSFKEDFHYSDKDIRFTTKGNTLYAIALGWPEEGKLVIRSLARTDEAAQNSIEKVELLGGDGELKFSQTANGLAVELPGPKLSELTCALRITGSNLKPAPLPELSTIVSADSNGRLVMDADSALLHGTKLKLEDQGGKPDIGYWDDPSEWVAWRVRVDKPGIYKISASIAAANGNGEFIVGVGNDNVPAKVLQTQAWDQFINVEIGQVNIKHSGEVDVSVRSKDRASWKAINLNSVQLTPTDKRQ
- the galA gene encoding beta-galactosidase GalA, yielding MSWLARWYSLKPGSMRFFVAAGCAVLIVTRISAAESPREHLLLDANWKFHLGDDWPGALHLDKAGVAGGPASDKLFSDVTWRTVNLPHDWAVELPFDRAADASHGFKPVGPGYDKTSIGWYRRTFDLPASDSGKRIWLTFDGVFRDATVWVNGWLVKRHEGGYYPFREDITDVVHFGGRNLVAVRVDATKFEGWFYEGAGIYRHVWLDKTAPVAIGPDGVFVYSKFEKNVPSEQAEISVEASLLNSLPNPATAVVSCEVVSPEGETVARFKNSAELARESQSMVTFSSKLSSPVLWSPESPKLYKLLTTVSVADKTVDQTEIMFGIRTVGFDTKNGFLLNGKPYELYGTCNHQDHAGVGSALPDALQEFRVKKLKEFGCNAIRTAHNPPTPELLDACDRLGMLVMDESRLLGSDSENLRKWNDQIRRDRNHPCVAIWSIANEEFAVQDSPQGTAVANTMQNLAKHLDPTRPVTYAAPEGDNFWGINSVIEVRGWNYHPGPDMDKYHAEHPIQPNVGTEQASTTCTRGIYEMNTARGYVPAYDHTPSQWAQSAESWWSWFADRPWLSGGFVWTGFDYRGEPTPYGWPCINSHFGILDTCGFPKDDFYYYQSWWTTKPVLHLLPHWNWPGKEGQVIRVDAYSNCKQVELFLNGTSLGRQDMKPNSKLTWNVNYAPGTLSAKGFDSNGNVVADAEEETVGEPVRIQLTPDRESINADGEDAAVFAVAVLDRQGRFVPTAQNKIDFALEGPGKIVGVGNGDPSSHEPDVFIQDVPVNTIPVNDWRWTLLKISEDDTVSPECAKDFNDSDWKILKPKASGNESTIKTENTTAIYRAHFLLSDQDLSNPELQIHFTGCDDDGWYFVNGQFVGESHDWSAQPTFDIKKFLHAGDNVVAVKVKNSFGEGGLNPNVTVEMIGKASVPPWSRSLFNGWAEIIVQSTREAGEFKLTATSEGLAPASAFVHMRSCPPRPYVP